The Paramisgurnus dabryanus chromosome 1, PD_genome_1.1, whole genome shotgun sequence genome includes a window with the following:
- the LOC135741355 gene encoding CD82 antigen has translation MEADDKLQILKFFLMLFNSVFVILGISIFACSAWILFDNNNFIRVISSGQEVKLVAGGLLLIGLVVVGVSLLGCTGAYLESRCLIIFYLGFLIIIILGQIFITFVLLIRRDSIKQYLIKSVGDIINKYGQNVTHEISWSLLDSVQSTAKCCGWSNPTEWRNNTVISSLNGANIYPCSCFNGTCPLIIETARFGNGSNIYKTGCEKVLGDWLDTNIIVIFGMDAGLLLIQVLQFIFGVHTYRCIGCKMRGLHPNKLLHAMDESPSTEPVQEQYEDQTNNTQMNTVSHNNGEYNHGGYDNGGYDHVDYNQGGHIADNYDLRNNHEFYEQDNKQSYNRPHNLEYQQGYSSSHDQSYIQRYNGDDY, from the exons ATGGAAGCCGACGACAAACTTCAAATTCTGAAGTTCTTTCTAATGCTTTTCAATTCAGTTTTTGTG ATTCTTGGCATCAGCATTTTTGCATGTTCTGCTTGGATCTTATTTGATAACAACAACTTTATAAGAGTCATAAGTTCTG GACAGGAAGTCAAGCTGGTGGCTGGCGGGCTCCTTTTAATCGGCCTGGTTGTGGTTGGCGTGTCCCTGCTGGGTTGTACTGGTGCCTATTTAGAGAGCAGATGTTTAATTATATTT TATCTGGGTTTCTTAATTATCATCATACTGGGTCAGATTTTCATCACCTTTGTGCTATTGATAAGACGAGATTCG ATCAAGCAATATTTGATCAAGAGTGTGGGTGATATCATTAACAAGTATGGACAAAATGTAACACACGAAATATCATGGAGCCTTCTAGACAGCGTGCAGAGTACT GCGAAATGCTGTGGTTGGTCAAACCCAACTGAATGGAGGAACAATACTGTTATATCGTCACTGAATGGGGCAAACATCTACCCATGCTCCTGTTTCAACGGTACCTGCCCTTTAATCATTGAAACAGCCAGATTTGGAAACGGTTCAAATATCTATAAAACG GGCTGTGAGAAAGTTCTCGGAGATTGGCTGGATACAAATATTATTGTAATATTTGGgatggatgctggacttttgttgATTCAG GTGCTGCAGTTTATCTTTGGAGTTCACACCTACAGATGCATCGGATGCAAAATGAGAGGGCTTCATCCGAATAAACTGCTACATGCTATGGATGAGAGCCCTTCGACAGAGCCTGTCCAAGAGCAGTATGAAGATCAAACCAATAACACACAGATGAACACTGTGAGTCACAATAATGGTGAATATAATCATGGTGGTTATGATAATGGTGGATACGATCACGTTGACTACAATCAAGGTGGACATATTGCTGATAATTATGACCTTCGTAACAATCATGAATTTTATGAACAGGACAACAAGCAAAGTTACAACAGACCCCACAATCTGGAGTACCAGCAGGGCTACAGCAGCAGTCATGATCAGAGTTATATTCAGAGGTATAATGGTGATGACTATTAA